In Chaetodon trifascialis isolate fChaTrf1 chromosome 6, fChaTrf1.hap1, whole genome shotgun sequence, one DNA window encodes the following:
- the cmklr1 gene encoding chemokine-like receptor 1 — protein MDDSDYFPYHLDYNYSYDGNLTPVEEPVFHHKATCLKEALCVALLVVTVVIFLLGFCGNALVIWISGFKMKKTVNTTWYLSLAISDFVFCAFLPFSITNMVMEEWIFGLFMCKFASCIMFLNMFSSIFLLVIISIDRFVSVVFPVWAQNHRSIKMASVIVLLAWLLAIGLSVPSMIFRDVSTHLGRTICFNNYTLNQFSHKIVAVSRLVAGFVVPFIIIIICYSIIILKIRTSRMAKSSKPFRVMTALVAAFFICWLPYHVFVLLELSHQDYDHSILITGLKVGTSMAAANSFLNPVLYVFMGNDFKQKFKSSVLSKMENAMADEGHTTSRFLSRSSSMDGRASTHI, from the coding sequence ATGGATGATTCAGATTATTTTCCGTATCATCTAGACTATAACTACAGTTACGATGGCAATTTGACTCCGGTTGAGGAGCCAGTTTTTCACCACAAAGCGACGTGTTTAAAGGAAGCCCTGTGCGTGGCTTTACTCGTGGTCACCGTGGTCATTTTTCTGTTGGGTTTCTGCGGAAATGCTTTGGTCATCTGGATTTCTGGCTTCAAGATGAAGAAGACGGTCAACACCACCTGGTACCTGAGCCTCGCGATCTCTGACTTCGTCTTCTGCGCCTTCCTCCCGTTCAGCATCACCAAcatggtgatggaggagtggATCTTTGGCCTCTTCATGTGTAAATTCGCCTCCTGCATTATGTTCCTCAACATGTTCAGCAGCATCTTCCTCCTGGTCATCATTAGCATCGACCGCTTTGTGTCAGTCGTGTTTCCAGTTTGGGCCCAGAACCATCGCAGTATTAAAATGGCCTCCGTTATTGTTTTGCTGGCTTGGCTTCTTGCCATCGGACTGAGCGTTCCCTCCATGATCTTCCGGGATGTTAGCACTCACCTGGGGAGGACCATATGCTTCAACAATTACACATTAAACCAATTCAGTCACAAGATAGTTGCCGTGAGCCGCCTTGTCGCAGGGTTTGTCGTccctttcatcatcatcatcatctgctaCTCTATCATCATCCTCAAAATTCGAACCAGCAGGATGGCCAAATCCTCCAAACCCTTCCGGGTCATGACTGCGCTCGTCGCTGCTTTCTTCATCTGCTGGCTGCCCTATCATGTGTTCGTCCTGCTGGAGCTGAGCCACCAAGACTATGACCACAGCATCTTGATCACCGGACTCAAAGTTGGCACCTCTATGGCTGCGGCGAACAGCTTCCTTAATCCAGTGTTGTATGTTTTCATGGGCAATGACTTCAAGCAGAAGTTCAAGAGCTCTGTGCTCTCAAAGATGGAGAACGCGATGGCAGATGAGGGTCACACCACCAGCCGATTCCTGTCCAGGTCCAGCTCCATGGACGGCAGAGCCTCCACACACATCTAG